Proteins from one Hirundo rustica isolate bHirRus1 chromosome 28, bHirRus1.pri.v3, whole genome shotgun sequence genomic window:
- the POLR3D gene encoding DNA-directed RNA polymerase III subunit RPC4 isoform X2 — protein MAEGGSGSSGSPGSLRPGLPGARGVLGRRPAAPPLSPGRLPSIRSRDLTLGGVKKKTFTPNIISRKIKEEPREDVTVKKEKKERERQRDGHGRGRGRPEVIQSHSIFEQGPAEMMKKKGSWDKTVDVSDFGPSHIINIKKEKRETDEETKQILRMLQKDDFLDDPGLKNDIRNKPVQLPLAHSGWLFKEEAAEQEDMQPWLPASKEEKMELDPPAVKVKEEPCEEDPKPKGPPGFPRDVSAAELLQRLSLAAEEELVFLQLPDTLPGQPPTHDTKPIKAELHNEDGQVVVVKQEKSQEAKQAENTCTLADLPEGQVGKLLIRKSGKVQLVLGKVTLDVTMGTPCSFLQELVSVGIGDNRTGEMMVLGHVRHKLVCSPDFEALLEHRHR, from the exons ATGGCCGAGGGGGGCTCTGGCAGCTCCGGCTCCCCGGGCAGCCTCCGGCCGGGGCTcccgggggctcggggggtGCTGGGCAGacgccccgcagcccccccgcTCAGCCCGGGCCGCCTGCCCTCCATCCGCTCCCGAGACCTCACCCTGGGGGGCGTCAAGAAG AAAACCTTCACCCCCAACATCATCAGCAGGAAGATCAAGGAGGA GCCCCGGGAGGACGTGACGGtcaagaaggagaagaaggagcgGGAGCGGCAGCGGGATGGGcacggccggggccggggccggcccgaggtcatccagtcccactccaTCTTCGAGCAGGGCCCTGCTGAAATGATGAAGAAGAAAG GCTCCTGGGACAAGACCGTGGACGTGTCCGACTTCGGCCCTTCGCACATCATCAACATCaagaaggagaagagggagaCGGACGAGGAGACCAAGCAGATCCTGCGGATGCTGCAGAAGGACGAT TTCCTGGATGACCCGGGGCTGAAGAACGACATCCGGAACAAGCCGGTGCAGCTGCCCCTGGCGCACTCGGGCTGGCTCTTCAAGGAGGAGGCGGCAGAGCAGGAGGACATGCAGCCATGGCTCCCCGCGTCCAAGGAGGAGAAGATGGAGCTGGACCCACCGGCGGTGAAAG TGAAGGAAGAGCCGTGCGAGGAGGATCCCAAGCCCAAGGGCCCGCCCGGATTCCCGCGGGATGTGTCGGCGGCCGAGCTGCTGCAGCGGCTGAGCCTGGCGGCCGAGGAGGAGCTggtgttcctgcagctccctgacaCCCTGCCCGGCCAGCCCCCCACCCACGACACCAAACCCATCAAAGCCGAGCTGCACAACGAGGACGGgcaggtggtggtggtgaagcAGGAGAAGAGCCAG GAGGCGAAGCAGGCAGAGAACACCTGCACCCTGGCCGACCTCCCCGAGGGGCAGGTGGGGAAACTGCTCATCCGAAAGTCGGGAAAAGtgcagctggtgctgggcaAGGTGACCCTGGATGTGACCATGGGCACCCCCTGCTCCTTCCTACAG GAGCTGGTGTCCGTCGGCATCGGGGACAACCGCACGGGCGAGATGATGGTGCTGGGCCACGTGCGCCACAAGCTGGTCTGCTCCCCGGACTTCGAGGCTCTCCTGGAGCACCGGCACCGGTAG
- the SLC39A14 gene encoding metal cation symporter ZIP14 isoform X1, translating into MIPSVGPRSCCLLLLLLLLCLLPWPQVRAGRDGAGVSGVSAASFLQDLLQRYGESQSLSLRQLKALLNRLDVGVGHANASQTPQQRLNLSRCFSSVELFAIHNLSEGSPVGHREFQEFCPTILQQLESGACASENLENEENEQTEESRPSSAEVWGYGFLCVSVISLCSLVGASVVPFMKKTFYKRLLLYFIALAIGTLYSNALFQLIPEAFGFNPQEDYYVSKSAVVFGGFYLFFFTEKILKMLLKQKDQHHHGHSHYGPEALPSKKDREEGVTEKLQNGDLDHMIPHITSDLECKPPSGDEKAVVGSLSVQDLQASQSACYWLKEVRYSDIGTLAWMITLSDGLHNFIDGLAIGASFTVSVFQGISTSVAILCEEFPHELGDFVILLNAGMTIRQALFFNFISACCCYVGLAFGIVAGSHFSANWIFALAGGMFLYIALADMFPEMNEVSREDEQNGSALITFAIQNAGLLTGFTIMVLLTMYSGQIQIG; encoded by the exons ATGATCCCCAGCGTGGGCccccggagctgctgcctgctgctgctcctgctgctgctctgcctcctcccctgGCCGCAGGTCCGGGCGGGCAGGGACGGCGCCGGAGTGTCCGGGGTGTCCGCAGCCTCCTTCCTGCAGGATCTGCTGCAGCGCTACGGAGAGAGCCAGAGCCTGAGCCTCAGGCAGCTCAAGGCCCTGCTGAACCGCCTGGATGTGGGAGTGGGACACGCCAATGCCTCCCAAACACCTCAGCAGCGCCTGAACCTCTCCCGG tGCTTCAGCTCCGTGGAGCTTTTTGCCATCCACAACCTGAGCGAGGGCTCCCCTGTGGGGCACAGAGAGTTCCAGGAGTTCTGCCCCaccatcctgcagcagctggagtcGGGCGCGTGCGCCTCCGAAAACCTGGAAAACGAGGAGAATGAGCAGACAGAGGAGAGCAGGCCCAGCTCAGCTGAAG TCTGGGGTTACGGTTTCCTCTGCGTCTCCGTCATCTCCCTGTGCTCGCTGGTGGGAGCCAGCGTGGTGCCCTTCATGAAGAAGACCTTTTACAAGCGGCTGCTCCTCTACTTCATAGCTCTGGCGATTGGAACTCTCTACTCCAACGCCCTCTTCCAGCTCATTCCCGAG GCGTTTGGATTCAACCCCCAGGAAGATTATTACGTTTCCAAATCCGCCGTGGTGTTCGGCGGCTTCTACCTCTTCTTCTTCACGGAGAAGATCCTGAAGATGCTCCTGAAGCAGAAGGACCAG CACCACCACGGGCACAGCCACTACGGCCCCGAGGCTCTGCCCTCCAAGAAGGACCGGGAGGAGGGCGTCACGGAGAAGCTGCAGAACGGGGACCTGGACCACATGATCCCACACATCACCAGCGACCTGGAGTGCAAGCCCCCCTCCGGGGATGAGAAGGCTGTGGTGGGCTCCCTCTCCGTCCAG GACCTGCAGGCCTCCCAGAGCGCGTGCTACTGGCTGAAGGAGGTGAGGTACTCGGACATCGGGACGCTGGCGTGGATGATCACCCTGAGCGACGGCCTCCACAACTTCATCGACGGCCTGGCCATCGGCGCGTCCTTCACCGTGTCCGTCTTCCAAGGGATCAGCACCTCCGTGGCCATACTCTGCGAGGAGTTCCCACACGAGCTGG GGGACTTTGTGATCCTGCTGAACGCTGGCATGACCATTCGCCAGGCGCTCTTCTTCAACTTCATCTCCGCCTGCTGCTGCTACGTGGGCCTGGCCTTCGGCATCGTGGCCGGCAGCCACTTCTCCGCCAACTGGATCTTTGCTCTGGCTGGAGGGATGTTCCTGTACATAGCACTGGCTGACATG ttcCCTGAGATGAACGAGGTGAGCCGGGAGGACGAGCAGAACGGCAGCGCCCTGATCACCTTCGCCATCCAGAACGCGGGGCTGCTCACGGGCTTCACCATCATGGTGCTGCTCACCATGTACTCGGGGCAGATCCAGATAGGGTAG
- the SLC39A14 gene encoding metal cation symporter ZIP14 isoform X2 — MLPQLPLIPLLTVPKAADQLLRAQLGFSHAGAGSGKTFSEAASFPPPLRPTRRFCRSWSIRSTGKSPGASPPQPGLSESLVWGYGFLCVSVISLCSLVGASVVPFMKKTFYKRLLLYFIALAIGTLYSNALFQLIPEAFGFNPQEDYYVSKSAVVFGGFYLFFFTEKILKMLLKQKDQHHHGHSHYGPEALPSKKDREEGVTEKLQNGDLDHMIPHITSDLECKPPSGDEKAVVGSLSVQDLQASQSACYWLKEVRYSDIGTLAWMITLSDGLHNFIDGLAIGASFTVSVFQGISTSVAILCEEFPHELGDFVILLNAGMTIRQALFFNFISACCCYVGLAFGIVAGSHFSANWIFALAGGMFLYIALADMFPEMNEVSREDEQNGSALITFAIQNAGLLTGFTIMVLLTMYSGQIQIG, encoded by the exons ATGCTCCCCCAGCTCCCGCTTATCCCGCTCCTGACCGTGCCCAAGGCCGCGGATCAGCTGCTCCGAGCGCAGCTCGGCTTCTCCCACGCTGGGGCCGGCTCGGGAAAAACCTTTTCCGAGGCGGCTTCGTTCCCACCTCCCCTGCGCCCGACACGGCGGTTTTGTCGCAGCTGGAGCATCCGGAGCACGGGGAAGAGCCCTGGagccagccctccccagccagggctcTCCGAGAGCCTCG TCTGGGGTTACGGTTTCCTCTGCGTCTCCGTCATCTCCCTGTGCTCGCTGGTGGGAGCCAGCGTGGTGCCCTTCATGAAGAAGACCTTTTACAAGCGGCTGCTCCTCTACTTCATAGCTCTGGCGATTGGAACTCTCTACTCCAACGCCCTCTTCCAGCTCATTCCCGAG GCGTTTGGATTCAACCCCCAGGAAGATTATTACGTTTCCAAATCCGCCGTGGTGTTCGGCGGCTTCTACCTCTTCTTCTTCACGGAGAAGATCCTGAAGATGCTCCTGAAGCAGAAGGACCAG CACCACCACGGGCACAGCCACTACGGCCCCGAGGCTCTGCCCTCCAAGAAGGACCGGGAGGAGGGCGTCACGGAGAAGCTGCAGAACGGGGACCTGGACCACATGATCCCACACATCACCAGCGACCTGGAGTGCAAGCCCCCCTCCGGGGATGAGAAGGCTGTGGTGGGCTCCCTCTCCGTCCAG GACCTGCAGGCCTCCCAGAGCGCGTGCTACTGGCTGAAGGAGGTGAGGTACTCGGACATCGGGACGCTGGCGTGGATGATCACCCTGAGCGACGGCCTCCACAACTTCATCGACGGCCTGGCCATCGGCGCGTCCTTCACCGTGTCCGTCTTCCAAGGGATCAGCACCTCCGTGGCCATACTCTGCGAGGAGTTCCCACACGAGCTGG GGGACTTTGTGATCCTGCTGAACGCTGGCATGACCATTCGCCAGGCGCTCTTCTTCAACTTCATCTCCGCCTGCTGCTGCTACGTGGGCCTGGCCTTCGGCATCGTGGCCGGCAGCCACTTCTCCGCCAACTGGATCTTTGCTCTGGCTGGAGGGATGTTCCTGTACATAGCACTGGCTGACATG ttcCCTGAGATGAACGAGGTGAGCCGGGAGGACGAGCAGAACGGCAGCGCCCTGATCACCTTCGCCATCCAGAACGCGGGGCTGCTCACGGGCTTCACCATCATGGTGCTGCTCACCATGTACTCGGGGCAGATCCAGATAGGGTAG
- the POLR3D gene encoding DNA-directed RNA polymerase III subunit RPC4 isoform X1, which produces MAEGGSGSSGSPGSLRPGLPGARGVLGRRPAAPPLSPGRLPSIRSRDLTLGGVKKKTFTPNIISRKIKEEPREDVTVKKEKKERERQRDGHGRGRGRPEVIQSHSIFEQGPAEMMKKKAGSWDKTVDVSDFGPSHIINIKKEKRETDEETKQILRMLQKDDFLDDPGLKNDIRNKPVQLPLAHSGWLFKEEAAEQEDMQPWLPASKEEKMELDPPAVKVKEEPCEEDPKPKGPPGFPRDVSAAELLQRLSLAAEEELVFLQLPDTLPGQPPTHDTKPIKAELHNEDGQVVVVKQEKSQEAKQAENTCTLADLPEGQVGKLLIRKSGKVQLVLGKVTLDVTMGTPCSFLQELVSVGIGDNRTGEMMVLGHVRHKLVCSPDFEALLEHRHR; this is translated from the exons ATGGCCGAGGGGGGCTCTGGCAGCTCCGGCTCCCCGGGCAGCCTCCGGCCGGGGCTcccgggggctcggggggtGCTGGGCAGacgccccgcagcccccccgcTCAGCCCGGGCCGCCTGCCCTCCATCCGCTCCCGAGACCTCACCCTGGGGGGCGTCAAGAAG AAAACCTTCACCCCCAACATCATCAGCAGGAAGATCAAGGAGGA GCCCCGGGAGGACGTGACGGtcaagaaggagaagaaggagcgGGAGCGGCAGCGGGATGGGcacggccggggccggggccggcccgaggtcatccagtcccactccaTCTTCGAGCAGGGCCCTGCTGAAATGATGAAGAAGAAAG CAGGCTCCTGGGACAAGACCGTGGACGTGTCCGACTTCGGCCCTTCGCACATCATCAACATCaagaaggagaagagggagaCGGACGAGGAGACCAAGCAGATCCTGCGGATGCTGCAGAAGGACGAT TTCCTGGATGACCCGGGGCTGAAGAACGACATCCGGAACAAGCCGGTGCAGCTGCCCCTGGCGCACTCGGGCTGGCTCTTCAAGGAGGAGGCGGCAGAGCAGGAGGACATGCAGCCATGGCTCCCCGCGTCCAAGGAGGAGAAGATGGAGCTGGACCCACCGGCGGTGAAAG TGAAGGAAGAGCCGTGCGAGGAGGATCCCAAGCCCAAGGGCCCGCCCGGATTCCCGCGGGATGTGTCGGCGGCCGAGCTGCTGCAGCGGCTGAGCCTGGCGGCCGAGGAGGAGCTggtgttcctgcagctccctgacaCCCTGCCCGGCCAGCCCCCCACCCACGACACCAAACCCATCAAAGCCGAGCTGCACAACGAGGACGGgcaggtggtggtggtgaagcAGGAGAAGAGCCAG GAGGCGAAGCAGGCAGAGAACACCTGCACCCTGGCCGACCTCCCCGAGGGGCAGGTGGGGAAACTGCTCATCCGAAAGTCGGGAAAAGtgcagctggtgctgggcaAGGTGACCCTGGATGTGACCATGGGCACCCCCTGCTCCTTCCTACAG GAGCTGGTGTCCGTCGGCATCGGGGACAACCGCACGGGCGAGATGATGGTGCTGGGCCACGTGCGCCACAAGCTGGTCTGCTCCCCGGACTTCGAGGCTCTCCTGGAGCACCGGCACCGGTAG
- the PIWIL2 gene encoding piwi-like protein 2: MERPRLSCPPRPGPGPGPAVPAARGLRSLAAFSPRPPSPGPAQPRPASSPFPVLFRGLGLDERPVEKPLGRGGAGDGKALAAPGPVQQKEEEEEKGAALTALPTRGQILWKGRGDALPAQPGRATAAPTLRPPSPRPCPTPVPAPESPPAAARPTQGTKPVVKGATVPVGLNFVKIHCQNEAVYQYHVTFSPEVECRGARLAMLKEQHAVTGDVMAFDGSILFLPIQIPKVSLKSRRRSDGEEISINIQMTKILEPSSDLCIPFYNVVFRRVMKILNMSLVGRHFFEPAQATALQKYSLHIWPGYAVSIRRKDGGLFLMVDAIHKIIRSESVLSVMQTIHSQSQRTFQDECTKQLVGSVVMTRYNHRTYRVDDIDWDKTPKDTFTLASGQEITFVEYYSKTHGITIRELDQPLLVHKPKEKLLPQGRRQLDLVLLVPELTFPTGLSDLHKNSRMLKEVMWEMIQSPQQHYQRLTSLLCRIRDTPDASRELERWGLRLDTDIYRTQGHVLPAERINLRHRSFLPAEDVGWHREVAKEAPIAVISINSWLLLYPKRLQHLAKDLLGAMRSSSGAMGIQVGQPTVQELRDDRIETYVRSIQSSLGSQDKVQLLLCITPSGRDDLYGAIKKLCCVQTPVPSQVITAQSLTGHPGKIRSVVQKVLLQINCKLGGQLWGVDIPLTQLMVVGMDIHHSRSPGVRSVIGFVASMNHILTKWYSKVVFQMPHQEIADSLRLCLSQALKRFHELNHSLPMKIVLYRDGVSDPQLDTVLKYEVPQLQKSFHAFQNYQPSLVVVVVQKQLSTNFYCLAGEEFVSPPLGTVIDHGVTSSGGQDFFLLAHHSRQGCSVPTRYICMWNTANLSSEHLQRLTFKLCHLYWNWPGTVRVPAPCKYAHKLAFLVGQVLHHEPSAHLSEQLFFL, encoded by the exons ATGGAGCGGCCGCGGCTCTCCTGCCCGCCcaggcccgggcccggccccggccccgccgtcCCCGCGGCGCGGGGGCTCCGCAGCCTCGCCGCCTTCTCCCCTCGTCCGCCTTCTCCCGGTCCCGCACAGCCCCGCCCCGCGTCGTCGCCGTTTCCCGTGCTGTTCCGTGGGCTGGGCCTGGATGAGCGGCCTGTGGAGAAGCCCCTGG GTCGGGGCGGTGCTGGCGATGGGAAGGCTTTGGCTGCGCCCGGCCCGGTGcagcagaaggaggaggaggaggagaagggggcAGCGCTGACGGCGCTTCCCACGCGTGGGCA GATCCTGTGGAAGGGCAGAGGGGACGCGCTGCCCGCCCAGCCTGGAAGAGCCACCGCCGCGCCCACCCTGCGCCCACCCagcccccggccctgcccgacGCCCGTGCCCGCCCCGGAGAgccccccagctgctgccaggcc GACGCAGGGGACGAAGCCGGTGGTGAAGGGAGCCACCGTCCCCGTGGGGCTGAACTTTGTGAAGATCCACTGCCAGAATGAAGCTGTCTACCAGTATCACGTGACCTTCAG ccccgaggTGGAGTGCAGGGGGGCGCGCCTTGCCATGCTGAAGGAGCAGCACGCCGTGACCGGGGATGTGATGGCCTTCGACGGCTCCATCCTCTTCCTGCCCATCCAGATCCCCAAG GTCAGCCTGAAGTCTCGGAGGAGGAGCGACGGGGAGGAGATTTCCATCAACATCCAGATGACCAAAATCCTGGAGCCCAGCTcggatctctgcatcccttttTACAACGTGGTCTTCCGCAG gGTGATGAAAATCTTGAACATGAGCCTGGTTGGGAGACATTTCTTTGAGCCTGCCCAGGCCACCGCTCTACAGAAATACAG CCTCCACATCTGGCCGGGATACGCCGTCAGCATCCGGAGGAAGGACGGGGGGCTCTTCCTCATGGTGGACGCCATCCACAAGATCATCCGCAGCGAGTCCGTCCTGAGCGTGAT gcAAACCATCCACTCCCAGAGCCAGAGGACGTTCCAGGACGAGTGCACCAAGCAGCTGGTGGGGAGCGTGGTCATGACGCGCTACAACCACCGCACCTACCGCGTGGACGACATCGACTGGGACAAGACCCCCAAGGACACTTTCACCCTGGCCAGCGGCCAGGAGATCACCTTCGTGGAGTACTACAG caAGACCCACGGGATCACCATCAGggagctggaccagccgctgCTTGTCCACAAGCccaaggagaagctgctgccgcaggggagg cgCCAGCTGGACTTGGTGCTGCTCGTGCCGGAGCTCACCTTCCCCACCGGCCTGTCCGACCTCCACAAGAACAGTCGGATGCTGAAG GAGGTGATGTGGGAGATGAtccagagcccccagcagcactACCAGCGCCTCACCAGCCTCCTGTGCCGCATCCGGGACACGCCGGACGCCTCCCGGGAGCTGGAGCGCTGGGGGCTGCGCCTGGACACGGATATCTACAGG ACCCAGGGTCACGTCCTGCCCGCCGAGCGGATCAACCTCCGGCACCGCTCCTTCCTTCCCGCCGAGGACGTGGGCTGGCACCGGGAGGTGGCCAAGGAGGCGCCCATCGCCGTG ATCTCCATCAATTCCTGGCTCCTGCTCTACCCCAAGCGGCTGCAGCACCTGGCCAAGGACCTGCTGGGGGccatgaggagcagctctggagccatGGGAATCCAGGTGGGACAGCCCACGGTGCAGGAGCTGCGCGACGACCGCATCGAGACCTATGTCAGGAGCATCCAGAGCTCTTTGGGAAGCCAG GACAAggtgcagctgctcctgtgcatCACCCCCAGCGGCCGGGACGACCTCTACGGGGCCATCAAGAAGCTTTGCTGCGTGCAGACCCCCGTGCCCTCCCAG GTCATCACCGCCCAGTCCCTCACGGGCCATCCCGGCAAGATCAGGAGCGTGGTGCAGAAAGTTCTGCTGCAGATCAACTGCAAGCTGGGCGGGCAGCTCTGGGGGGTTGATATCCCGCTG acGCAGCTGATGGTTGTGGGCATGGACATCCACCACAGCCGGAGCCCAGGGGTGCGCTCCGTCATCGGCTTCGTGGCCAGCATGAACCA CATCCTCACCAAGTGGTACTCCAAGGTGGTTTTCCAGATGCCCCACCAGGAAATCGCCGACAGCCTCCGCCTCTGCCTCTCCCAAGCCCTCAAGCGCTTCCACGAG ctCAACCACTCCCTGCCCATGAAGATCGTGCTGTACCGCGACGGGGTGTCCGACCCTCAGCTGGACACGGTGCTCAAGTACGAGGTGCCCCAGCTCCAGAAGAGCTTCCACGCCTTCCAAAATTACCAGCCCAGCCTGGTGGTCGTGGTGgtgcagaagcagctgagcaCCAACTTCTACTGCCTGGCAGGAGAGGAGTTCGTGTCCCCTCCCCTGGGCACCGTCATCGACCACGGCGTCACCAGCTCGGGCGG GCAGGATTTCTTCCTGCTGGCCCATCACTCCCGGCAGGGCTGCAGCGTCCCCACGCGCTACATCTGCATGTGGAACACGGCCAACCTCAGCTCCGAGCACCTGCAGAG GTTGACCTTCAAGCTCTGTCACCTGTACTGGAACTGGCCGGGCACCGTCCGcgtccctgctccctgcaaaTACGCCCACAAGTTGGCATTCCTGGTGGGCCAGGTGCTGCACCACGAGCCCAGCGCCCACCTCAGCGAGCAGCTCTTCTTCCTTTGA